A region from the Lolium perenne isolate Kyuss_39 chromosome 4, Kyuss_2.0, whole genome shotgun sequence genome encodes:
- the LOC127292495 gene encoding dnaJ protein homolog ANJ1, which translates to MFGRAAPKKSDSTRYYEILGVPKDAAQDDLKKAYRKAAIKNHPDKGGDPEKFKELAQAYEVLSDPEKREIYDTYGEDALKEGMGGGGGMHDPFDIFQSFFGGGGGGFPGSGSRGRRQRRGEDVVHPLKVTLEELYNGTSKKLSLSRNVLCSKCNGKGSKSGASMKCSSCQGAGYKMQIRQLGPGMIQQMQQPCSECRATGETISDKDRCGQCKGDKVVTEKKVLEVVVEKGMQHSQKITFPGEADEAPDTVTGDIIFVLQQKEHPKFKRKGDDLFYEHTLTLTEALCGFQYVLTHLDGRQLLIKSNPGEVVKPDSFKAINDEGMPMYQRPFMKGKLYIHFTVDFPDSLNPDQCKALETILPPKPVSQYTDMELDECEETMAYDIDIEEEMRRRQQQQAQEAYDEDEDMPGGGGQRVQCAQQ; encoded by the exons ATGTTCGGGCGCGCGGCGCCGAAGAAGAGCGACAGCACGCGCTACTACGAGATCCTCGGCGTGCCCAAGGACGCGGCGCAGGACGACCTCAAGAAGGCCTACCGCAAGGCCGCCATCAAGAACCACCCCGACAAGGGCGGCGACCCCGAGAAG TTCAAGGAGCTAGCTCAGGCATATGAGGTTCTGAGCGATCCCGAGAAGCGGGAGATCTATGATACGTATGGTGAGGATGCCCTCAAGGAGGGGATGGGAGGTGGCGGAGGAATGCATGATCCATTTGACATCTTCCAGTCATTcttcggaggtggtggtggtggtttccCAG GTAGTGGCAGCAGAGGCAGGAGGCAGCGCAGGGGTGAGGATGTGGTTCATCCTCTCAAGGTTACCCTCGAGGAATTGTACAATGGCACATCAAAGAAGCTTTCGCTTTCGCGCAATGTGCTCTGCTCAAAGTGCAATGG CAAGGGCTCAAAGTCTGGGGCTTCGATGAAGTGTTCTAGCTGCCAGGGAGCTGGCTATAAGATGCAAATACGCCAGTTGGGACCAGGAATGATTCAGCAAATGCAGCAGCCTTGCAGTGAGTGCAGGGCAACTGGTGAGACCATCAGTGACAAGGATCGGTGCGGGCAGTGCAAGGGCGATAAGGTTGTGACAGAGAAGAAGGTTTTGGAGGTGGTGGTTGAGAAGGGTATGCAGCACAGCCAGAAGATCACCTTCCCTGGCGAGGCCGATGAAGCG CCTGATACAGTCACCGGAGACATAATCTTTGTCCTACAGCAGAAGGAGCACCCCAAGTTTAAGCGGAAGGGTGACGACCTCTTCTACGAGCACACTCTGACCCTCACCGAAGCCCTGTGTGGCTTCCAGTATGTTCTTACCCATTTGGACGGCAGGCAGCTGCTCATCAAGTCCAACCCCGGTGAAGTTGTCAAGCCTG aCTCATTCAAGGCGATCAACGATGAGGGCATGCCCATGTACCAGAGGCCATTCATGAAGGGCAAGCTCTACATCCACTTCACAGTGGATTTCCCCGACTCGCTGAACCCGGACCAGTGCAAGGCCCTTGAGACTATCCTCCCACCCAAGCCCGTGTCGCAGTAcacggacatggagctggacgagTGCGAGGAGACTATGGCTTATGACATTGACATCGAGGAGGAGATGCGGAGGCGGCAGCAACAGCAGGCACAGGAGGCCTATGATGAGGATGAGGACATGCCCGGCGGTGGTGGTCAGCGCGTGCAGTGTGCCCAGCAGTAG